The following coding sequences lie in one Paenibacillus durus ATCC 35681 genomic window:
- a CDS encoding valine--tRNA ligase, whose protein sequence is MPTTYDPKAAEQKWYPYWMEGGFFRAGQRPDAKPYTIVIPPPNVTGMLHIGHALDFTLQDILIRTKRMQGYDTLWLPGTDHAGIATQTKVEQKLRAQNISRYDLGREKFLEQVWAWKDQYAATIHEQWAKMGLSLDYSRERFTLDEGLSKAVREVFVKLYEKGLIYRGKRIINWDPAARTALSDIEVEYKEVNGHLYHLRYPLKDGSGFITVATTRPETMLGDTAVAVHPEDERYKDMIGKTLILPIVGREIPVIADEYVDKEFGSGAVKITPAHDPNDFEVGQRHNLPQIVVMDESGTMNSEAGPYQGQDRSECRKNITADLKEQGVLISTEDHVHQVGHSERSGAVVEPYLSTQWFVAMQPLAEAAIKAQKDGTGVNFVPERFEKIYLHWIENVRDWCISRQLWWGHRIPAWYSESTGEMVVARDEEEARRISGLSDLKQDEDVLDTWFSSGLWPFSTLGWPDDSEDMKRYYPTDVLVTGYDIIYFWVARMIFTALEFTGEKPFSDVLIHGLVRDAEGRKMSKSLGNGVDPLEVIEKYGADAMRYMISTGSTPGQDLRFRWEKVEQARNFANKIWNASRFALMNLEGVTFEDIDVSGKLGTADRWILHRLNETSRDISRLINAYDFGETGRLLYNFIWDDLCDWYIEFAKLSLYGSDEAAKRSTQSVLAYVLDRTMRLIHPFMPFISEEIWQHLPHQGETITLAAWPEYDAALENPDAVAEMNLLMDMIRAVRNIRAEVNVPMSKKVELIVKAGSQETLAIIERNNAYISRFANTSSFEAGLNPEAPEKVMSAVVTGAELLLPLSGLIDIEQEIARLEKEVQILNSEVERVDKKLGNPGFVNKAPAKVIEEERAKQADYSAKREKVLARIAELRG, encoded by the coding sequence ATGCCGACCACATATGACCCTAAAGCTGCGGAGCAGAAATGGTATCCTTATTGGATGGAAGGCGGGTTTTTCCGCGCCGGACAGCGACCGGATGCGAAGCCGTACACCATCGTCATTCCGCCGCCGAACGTAACGGGGATGCTGCATATCGGGCATGCGCTCGATTTTACGCTGCAGGATATTCTCATTCGCACGAAGCGGATGCAGGGCTATGATACGCTGTGGCTGCCGGGAACGGACCATGCGGGGATTGCTACTCAGACCAAGGTGGAGCAGAAGCTGCGCGCGCAGAACATCTCCCGCTACGATCTCGGCCGCGAGAAGTTCCTGGAGCAGGTATGGGCATGGAAAGACCAGTATGCGGCAACGATTCATGAGCAGTGGGCAAAAATGGGGCTGTCGCTCGATTACAGCCGCGAACGGTTCACGCTGGACGAAGGGCTGTCCAAAGCGGTTCGCGAGGTCTTCGTCAAGCTGTACGAAAAGGGCCTCATCTATCGTGGCAAGCGCATCATCAACTGGGACCCTGCAGCCCGCACGGCCCTGTCCGACATCGAGGTAGAGTATAAGGAAGTTAACGGCCATCTCTATCATCTGCGCTATCCACTGAAGGACGGCAGCGGCTTCATTACGGTAGCGACCACGCGTCCGGAGACGATGCTTGGGGACACGGCGGTAGCGGTTCATCCGGAGGATGAGCGGTATAAAGACATGATCGGGAAGACGCTGATTCTGCCGATTGTGGGCCGCGAGATTCCGGTTATTGCCGACGAGTACGTGGATAAAGAGTTCGGCAGCGGCGCGGTTAAAATTACGCCGGCCCATGACCCGAACGACTTCGAGGTCGGCCAGCGCCACAACCTGCCGCAGATCGTCGTTATGGACGAGAGCGGCACGATGAACAGCGAAGCGGGGCCTTATCAGGGGCAGGACCGCAGCGAATGCCGCAAGAACATTACCGCTGACCTGAAAGAACAGGGCGTGCTCATTTCCACCGAGGACCATGTTCATCAGGTAGGTCACAGCGAGCGCTCAGGTGCCGTGGTTGAGCCTTATCTGTCGACGCAATGGTTCGTCGCGATGCAGCCGCTCGCCGAAGCGGCGATCAAGGCGCAAAAAGACGGCACCGGCGTTAACTTCGTGCCTGAACGGTTCGAGAAGATTTATCTGCACTGGATCGAAAATGTGCGCGACTGGTGCATTTCCCGCCAATTGTGGTGGGGTCACCGCATTCCGGCCTGGTATTCCGAATCCACCGGCGAGATGGTAGTCGCCCGCGACGAAGAAGAAGCGCGCCGGATCAGCGGCCTGAGCGATCTGAAGCAGGACGAGGATGTGCTTGATACGTGGTTCAGCTCCGGCTTGTGGCCGTTCTCGACCCTTGGCTGGCCGGATGACAGCGAGGATATGAAACGCTATTATCCGACCGATGTGCTTGTAACGGGCTACGACATTATCTATTTCTGGGTGGCGCGGATGATCTTCACGGCGCTGGAATTCACCGGCGAGAAGCCATTCTCGGATGTGCTGATACACGGCCTTGTCCGCGACGCCGAAGGACGCAAAATGTCCAAATCGCTCGGCAACGGCGTAGATCCGCTCGAAGTTATCGAGAAGTACGGCGCCGACGCCATGCGCTATATGATTTCGACAGGCAGCACGCCGGGGCAGGACCTGCGTTTCCGCTGGGAGAAGGTCGAGCAGGCGCGTAATTTTGCGAACAAGATCTGGAATGCCTCGCGCTTCGCGCTGATGAACCTGGAGGGCGTGACCTTTGAAGATATCGACGTTTCCGGCAAGCTCGGCACCGCCGACCGCTGGATTTTACACCGCCTGAACGAAACTTCCCGCGATATTTCGCGTCTTATTAATGCCTATGATTTTGGCGAGACCGGACGTCTCTTGTACAATTTCATTTGGGATGATCTCTGCGACTGGTATATCGAGTTCGCGAAGCTGTCCCTGTATGGCTCGGACGAGGCTGCCAAGCGCAGCACGCAATCCGTACTGGCTTATGTGCTTGACCGCACGATGCGCCTGATTCACCCGTTCATGCCGTTTATTTCGGAAGAGATCTGGCAGCATCTGCCTCATCAAGGCGAGACGATTACGCTGGCTGCATGGCCGGAATACGATGCCGCGCTTGAGAATCCGGATGCGGTGGCGGAAATGAACCTCTTGATGGACATGATCCGCGCCGTTCGGAATATCCGGGCTGAAGTGAATGTCCCAATGAGCAAAAAAGTCGAGCTGATAGTCAAGGCGGGCAGTCAGGAGACGCTGGCCATCATTGAGCGGAACAACGCCTACATCAGCCGTTTTGCCAATACCTCCTCTTTCGAGGCGGGTCTGAATCCGGAGGCTCCGGAGAAGGTGATGTCAGCCGTGGTTACGGGCGCCGAATTGCTGCTTCCGTTGTCTGGCTTGATTGATATTGAGCAGGAAATCGCCCGTCTTGAAAAAGAGGTGCAAATCCTTAACAGCGAAGTGGAACGTGTGGATAAAAAGCTCGGCAACCCCGGTTTCGTGAACAAGGCGCCGGCTAAAGTCATCGAAGAGGAACGGGCCAAGCAGGCCGACTACTCGGCCAAACGCGAGAAAGTGCTGGCCCGTATCGCGGAGCTGAGAGGATAA
- a CDS encoding DUF5808 domain-containing protein — translation MTMVLILLPICLIFLLAMQLSYGTHTRITGGVIIFGVGIPEHASQAEELKSLRSSFRRSNTFFIVVGALALLPLFMLNRYFSLVFMYWWVWMGIVLWAGYRLFLKYHRAAARIKRAHEWSIGERRVARADTTLIFLKKQMSLSPIWFIAPFLLSLAVMFYAWRSSSEFGAVMGAQATGVILLFFLLSLAFRRMRTKVYSADSTINEGLNRAQRRYWSVLFLAIAMLDAVFAAAATLSGLDTWAHFGAIWHTIIAIQVVAPFAVAWYTDYKMNEWSRRLDEADGQRFYTDDDEYWINGITYCNPNDRSMLVPKRTGLGLTLNMATRGGKVLMGVTLTLVAMIIAGLTIFFIREDWMAPTLTLGTDRTVHVQSPSYGYLSVESNP, via the coding sequence ATGACAATGGTATTGATATTGCTCCCCATTTGCCTTATTTTCCTTCTGGCAATGCAGCTATCCTACGGCACGCATACGCGTATAACAGGGGGAGTTATCATCTTCGGGGTAGGCATCCCGGAGCATGCTTCCCAGGCCGAGGAATTGAAGAGCCTGCGGTCCTCTTTCCGCCGAAGTAATACCTTCTTTATCGTCGTCGGCGCACTGGCCCTTCTGCCGCTGTTTATGCTAAACCGTTATTTTTCACTGGTCTTTATGTACTGGTGGGTCTGGATGGGCATCGTGCTGTGGGCAGGATACCGATTGTTCTTGAAGTATCACCGAGCTGCGGCCCGGATCAAGCGTGCGCACGAATGGAGTATCGGAGAACGGCGCGTCGCCCGGGCCGATACTACGCTTATTTTTCTGAAGAAACAAATGTCCCTTTCTCCTATATGGTTTATTGCACCGTTTCTGCTGTCTCTGGCTGTTATGTTCTATGCGTGGCGTTCTTCCAGCGAATTTGGGGCAGTGATGGGCGCTCAGGCGACCGGAGTGATACTGCTATTCTTTCTTCTGTCCTTGGCGTTCCGGCGTATGCGGACCAAGGTGTACAGCGCCGACAGCACGATAAATGAGGGGCTTAACCGGGCTCAGAGAAGATACTGGTCGGTGCTGTTTCTGGCAATCGCCATGCTGGATGCCGTATTTGCCGCAGCTGCCACGCTGTCCGGACTGGATACCTGGGCTCACTTTGGCGCCATTTGGCATACTATCATCGCGATCCAAGTGGTGGCACCCTTTGCCGTTGCCTGGTACACGGATTATAAAATGAATGAGTGGAGCAGACGGCTTGATGAAGCGGACGGACAGCGATTCTACACCGATGATGATGAATACTGGATTAACGGGATTACTTACTGCAATCCAAACGACCGAAGCATGCTGGTACCCAAGCGGACCGGGCTTGGCTTGACACTCAATATGGCGACGCGCGGCGGTAAGGTCTTGATGGGCGTCACCCTTACATTAGTGGCTATGATTATTGCGGGACTTACGATTTTTTTCATAAGGGAAGATTGGATGGCGCCGACACTTACTCTGGGTACGGATAGAACCGTGCATGTGCAAAGTCCAAGCTACGGGTATCTTTCCGTTGAATCAAATCCGTGA
- a CDS encoding GntR family transcriptional regulator translates to MIITLDFKSETPIYVQLRNAVVVGIGRGDLQDGERLPTIRQLAEELGINAMTVNKAFAILKNEGFLTIDRRHGAAVTRPEGGNAEYREKLEQELTLVISEASLKGVGRKEFLDTCADIFAAITAGQRPIAE, encoded by the coding sequence ATGATTATTACGCTGGATTTCAAGAGCGAGACGCCTATTTACGTGCAGCTCCGCAATGCGGTGGTCGTGGGAATCGGCAGGGGCGATTTGCAGGACGGCGAGAGGCTGCCGACGATCCGCCAACTGGCGGAGGAGCTCGGCATAAATGCGATGACGGTAAATAAAGCCTTTGCCATTCTGAAAAACGAAGGGTTCCTTACGATTGACCGCAGGCACGGTGCCGCGGTAACAAGGCCTGAGGGCGGAAACGCGGAGTACAGGGAGAAGCTGGAGCAGGAACTGACCCTTGTCATTAGCGAAGCCAGCCTCAAGGGAGTTGGCCGCAAGGAGTTCTTGGACACCTGCGCGGATATTTTTGCCGCGATCACTGCCGGACAGCGACCGATTGCGGAATAG
- a CDS encoding LysM peptidoglycan-binding domain-containing protein encodes MFDQSHGLRFDIYERIHLPQDLPGIAALEEVELLPDIQVTQREDRAELHGQLLLTGLYRSEDDRTNHLEHSIPVEITVPLARVNSLEEIGVEIENFDIDLLTMRSVNITGVLSLRGIGGTEQVPAWQREEFTVAYSPDEEDRGQAAKTAIPAEGGEGSYENPSWTFGEGITDEAVHEREQTGAFSGAHAFSGITQSEGGDASPILNLEENQDAEIHTESGQPFTAEQETEFSGQRKTADSWSHFASDGTEAGGSPFARERTPAAETADIAAADGAESTNITDPSDGASLESLAQIGSNETEELLAQDTGSLSAPALSPEEKPDLKVALGSKKDSGEQAKENLTFSSLLPSGRTHSEQEEDLAEKAPSAASAVPVEVSDDTEWKSRFIRNTDGEKAFRKVRLCIVQREETLDTIAEKYQLSARELVLYNRLSGQTVEEGQVLYIP; translated from the coding sequence GTGTTTGACCAGTCCCACGGCCTGCGGTTTGATATTTACGAACGCATTCACCTGCCTCAAGACCTTCCGGGGATCGCCGCACTGGAAGAGGTTGAGCTGCTGCCGGATATTCAGGTCACTCAACGCGAGGACCGGGCGGAGCTGCATGGACAGCTGCTGCTGACGGGCCTTTACCGGAGCGAAGACGACAGAACGAACCATTTGGAACATTCCATTCCAGTTGAAATTACAGTGCCTCTAGCCCGGGTGAACTCGCTTGAAGAGATCGGGGTGGAAATTGAAAATTTCGACATTGACCTGCTGACGATGCGCAGCGTGAATATTACCGGTGTGCTGTCGCTGCGCGGAATCGGCGGGACGGAGCAGGTTCCCGCCTGGCAGCGAGAAGAGTTTACCGTTGCTTATTCCCCGGATGAAGAAGATAGAGGGCAGGCCGCAAAGACCGCGATTCCGGCAGAAGGAGGCGAAGGATCGTATGAAAATCCGTCTTGGACATTCGGAGAAGGGATAACAGATGAGGCTGTCCATGAACGGGAGCAGACGGGAGCATTCAGTGGCGCTCATGCGTTTTCGGGCATCACGCAGAGTGAAGGCGGCGATGCATCGCCCATCTTGAATCTGGAGGAGAACCAGGATGCCGAGATTCATACGGAGAGCGGCCAGCCGTTTACCGCAGAGCAAGAGACGGAGTTTAGCGGCCAGCGGAAGACTGCGGATAGCTGGAGTCATTTTGCCTCGGACGGCACAGAAGCAGGCGGCAGCCCGTTTGCCCGCGAACGGACGCCCGCTGCGGAAACGGCGGATATTGCGGCGGCGGACGGCGCGGAGAGTACAAATATTACGGATCCTTCAGACGGCGCCTCCCTTGAGTCCCTCGCCCAGATCGGCAGCAATGAGACGGAGGAACTTCTTGCACAGGATACCGGCAGTCTCTCGGCGCCTGCCCTTTCCCCGGAGGAGAAGCCTGATCTAAAGGTCGCCCTTGGCAGCAAAAAGGACAGCGGAGAACAGGCGAAAGAGAATCTGACCTTCTCATCCCTGCTGCCTTCGGGCCGCACGCACAGCGAACAGGAGGAGGACCTGGCGGAAAAAGCGCCTTCCGCAGCATCGGCCGTTCCCGTTGAAGTCTCCGATGACACTGAATGGAAGAGCCGGTTCATCCGGAATACGGATGGCGAGAAGGCTTTCCGCAAGGTTCGCCTCTGCATCGTGCAGCGTGAGGAAACGCTGGATACGATTGCGGAGAAATATCAGCTCAGCGCCCGCGAGCTGGTTCTGTACAACCGCCTGTCCGGCCAGACAGTGGAGGAAGGACAGGTGCTTTATATTCCGTAA
- the greA gene encoding transcription elongation factor GreA, with protein sequence MANKEDEIILTPEGFAQLEEELKELKTVKRKELAERLKVAISYGDLKENSEYHSAKDDQAFMETRIKQVENMLKYARVVDADSLDVTSVAIGSIVVLNDVEFSEKVEYRIVSPAEADVAQNKISYESPLGKELIGKKAGSVIKVDAPAGVIEYELLDIRLV encoded by the coding sequence ATGGCTAACAAGGAAGATGAAATCATTCTGACACCGGAGGGCTTTGCCCAACTGGAGGAAGAGCTTAAAGAGCTTAAAACAGTCAAACGCAAGGAACTGGCAGAGCGTCTGAAGGTGGCAATCAGCTATGGCGACCTCAAGGAAAACAGCGAGTATCATTCCGCCAAGGACGATCAGGCATTTATGGAGACACGAATCAAGCAGGTGGAGAACATGTTGAAGTACGCCCGTGTCGTTGATGCAGACAGTTTAGACGTTACCTCCGTCGCCATTGGCTCGATTGTCGTGCTGAATGATGTTGAGTTCTCGGAGAAAGTCGAATACCGGATTGTCAGCCCCGCCGAGGCCGATGTGGCCCAGAATAAAATTTCGTATGAAAGTCCCTTGGGCAAAGAGCTTATCGGCAAAAAAGCCGGCAGCGTCATCAAGGTGGATGCGCCTGCAGGCGTGATCGAGTATGAGCTGCTTGATATCCGGCTCGTATAA